Proteins encoded by one window of Bacillota bacterium:
- the vorB gene encoding 3-methyl-2-oxobutanoate dehydrogenase subunit VorB codes for MMRGNEALAEAAVRAGCRLYCGYPITPQTEIMEYLSARLPEVGGHFVQAESEVAAISMLYGAASTGYRVISASAGPGYSLKQEGISYIAAVDLPAVIVDVCRYGCGLGLISPGQSDYFQVTKGGGHGDYHALVYAPATVQEIADLTALAFDKAEEHRTPVILLTDGALGQMMEAVELPEMQTPNPNKPWALTGKGENEPRYIITAAYDGPQYDDIIRKKYRNMAAQEQRYEAISTEDADIVLVAYGISSRICNQAVRTGRKQGLKIGLIRPISLWPFPVKAFEQVRNTAKAFLSVEMSALGQMVEDVALAVKGQKPVHVYTAGMVPPKEQAILRMAKDILDGKEKEVF; via the coding sequence ATGATGAGAGGTAATGAGGCTTTGGCTGAAGCAGCAGTGAGAGCCGGCTGTCGTTTATATTGTGGATATCCTATCACGCCTCAGACGGAGATAATGGAGTACCTATCAGCCCGGCTGCCGGAGGTTGGAGGACACTTTGTCCAAGCAGAATCGGAAGTAGCAGCCATATCCATGCTTTATGGGGCGGCCAGCACCGGCTATCGAGTCATAAGCGCTTCGGCTGGACCGGGATATAGCTTGAAGCAAGAAGGAATCTCTTATATAGCCGCTGTGGATTTGCCAGCAGTAATAGTTGACGTTTGCCGTTACGGCTGCGGCTTAGGATTGATATCGCCTGGACAATCTGATTACTTTCAAGTTACAAAGGGCGGCGGACACGGTGATTACCATGCATTAGTTTATGCCCCTGCTACCGTTCAGGAAATAGCGGATCTTACAGCCTTAGCTTTTGATAAGGCAGAAGAACATCGCACACCGGTAATTCTACTTACTGATGGGGCTCTAGGCCAGATGATGGAGGCAGTGGAGCTTCCAGAAATGCAAACTCCCAATCCGAATAAACCGTGGGCGCTGACTGGAAAAGGTGAAAATGAGCCCAGGTATATTATTACAGCTGCTTATGATGGACCTCAGTATGACGACATAATTAGGAAAAAGTACAGAAATATGGCCGCTCAAGAACAACGCTACGAAGCTATTAGTACAGAAGATGCAGACATTGTTTTGGTAGCTTACGGTATTTCGTCTAGAATCTGCAATCAAGCTGTTAGAACGGGAAGAAAGCAGGGCCTAAAAATTGGGCTAATTCGGCCCATCTCTTTATGGCCTTTTCCTGTTAAGGCTTTCGAACAAGTAAGAAATACGGCTAAAGCGTTCTTGTCAGTTGAAATGAGTGCTTTAGGTCAAATGGTTGAAGACGTAGCCTTAGCTGTAAAGGGCCAGAAGCCTGTCCATGTGTATACTGCCGGTATGGTTCCTCCAAAGGAACAGGCTATTTTGCGAATGGCGAAAGATATCCTAGACGGTAAAGAAAAGGAGGTGTTCTAG